From Xenopus tropicalis strain Nigerian chromosome 3, UCB_Xtro_10.0, whole genome shotgun sequence, the proteins below share one genomic window:
- the LOC100379837 gene encoding mitochondria-eating protein isoform X1, translating to MAQRPPAAESSILRASLQLYPGTAMADTLRRLANSEKCRVLQDKLDDWYKDYHINSCDSNLNVCCELLELNSKIQGQLFKILSVTAREGGQYAGVETLKSRFLPWLGTCFSASSPGSFSENSCSILNESMERKLSASHERELNEVESKLSSTRIELNSVRQELLETQMDLEDTKNKSANTLLATEEEILQLRAELRAAREKLELRSLDSIDDYEKQIRLLRDEISILSAENGILNSRVSRSRSPSPIRHSSRSSSPFPRSESPTCAKITNASRQARLISRFNDIFANDRLDAQTLLRRYIDDLEMVQRIIFIATVESFHAAKMAFRQFRLRVRKSLSPSHMGPESLEDTVIDYIVRNLDLYDVQSSVNEVISAMNVNPKISFPPDVDFILISAFIREVCRVAFAMQTLDPPLDIAFTVDGELFTESKYRRTYDSEHTAPLVYYHVWPALMENDNVIVKGEALTKRGALWSSVRSRSRSTSPVRSRSASPGRNLTSRSRSPSPRRSGTPRF from the exons CCACCGGCAGCAGAAAGCAGCATACTAAGGGCATCCCTGCAACTGTATCCGGGCACCGCCATGGCAGACACCCTGAGGAGACTGGCTAACAGCGAGAAGTGCAGGGTCCTGCAGGATAAACTGGATGACTGGTACAAAGACTATCAC ATCAATTCCTGCGACAGTAACCTGAATGTTTGCTGTGAGCTTCTCGAGTTGAATTCCAAAATTCAGGGTCAGCTTTTTAAAATCCTCAGTGTTACAGCGCGTGAAG GTGGTCAGTATGCAGGAGTGGAGACTCTCAAGAGCCGTTTCTTGCCTTGGTTGGGAACCTGCTTTTCTGCATCTTCTCCAGGATCATTTTCTGAGAACAGTTGTAGTATTTTAAAC GAATCAATGGAAAGAAAGCTATCCGCAAGCCATGAAAGAGAATTGAATGAAGTTGAATCCAAGCTGTCTTCTACCCGAATTGAACTGAACTCTGTCAGACAAGA ATTACTAGAAACACAAATGGATCTGGAAGACACCAAAAACAAATCAGCAAACACTTTATTGGCCACTGAAGAGGAGATACTACAACTCAGAGCAGA GCTGAGAGCTGCTAGAGAGAAGTTGGAGTTAAGATCGCTAGATTCCATTGATGACTATGAAAAGCAAATACGCCTGCTAAGGGATGAGATCTCCATTTTGTCAGCTGAGAATGGTATCCTAAATAGCAG AGTGTCGAGAAGCCGATCTCCTAGTCCTATTCGACATTCCAGCAGATCATCTAGTCCATTCCCCAGGAGTGAGTCCCCTACCTGTGCCAAAATCACCAATGCCTCTCGCCAAGCCCGCCTGATATCTAGATTTAATGATATCTTTGCTAACGATCGTCTGGATGCACAGACTCTGCTCAGACGTTACATCGATGATCTGGAGATGGTTCAAAGGATCATATTTATTGCCACAGTG gaaTCTTTCCATGCTGCCAAGATGGCCTTTAGGCAGTTTAGACTCAGAGTACGCAAATCCCTATCTCCTTCTCACATGGGACCTGAATCACTGGAAGACACTGTCATTGACTACATTGTCCGCAACCTGGATCTGTATGACGTCCAATCCAGTGTCAAT GAGGTTATCAGTGCCATGAATGTCAATCCTAAAATCTCCTTCCCTCCCGACGTGGACTTTATTCTGATCAGCGCATTCATCCGGGAGGTGTGCCGAGTAGCTTTTGCCATGCAGACCCTAGATCCCCCACTGGACATAGCATTTACAGTTGATGGAGAACTCTTCACTGAGAGCAA GTACCGTCGAACATATGATTCCGAGCACACAGCCCCTCTGGTATATTATCATGTGTGGCCTGCCTTAATGGAAAATGACAATGTCATTGTTAAAGGAGAGGCACTAACAAAAAGAGGAGCTCTG TGGAGTTCAGTAAGAAGCAGAAGCAGGAGTACTAGCCCTGTCCGCTCTCGCTCAGCTAGCCCAGGCCGCAACCTG ACATCTAGAAGCCGCAGTCCTTCCCCCAGAAGAAGTGGCACCCCAA GATTCTAA
- the LOC100379837 gene encoding mitochondria-eating protein isoform X2, whose amino-acid sequence MAQRPPAAESSILRASLQLYPGTAMADTLRRLANSEKCRVLQDKLDDWYKDYHINSCDSNLNVCCELLELNSKIQGQLFKILSVTAREGGQYAGVETLKSRFLPWLGTCFSASSPGSFSENSCSILNESMERKLSASHERELNEVESKLSSTRIELNSVRQELLETQMDLEDTKNKSANTLLATEEEILQLRAEVSRSRSPSPIRHSSRSSSPFPRSESPTCAKITNASRQARLISRFNDIFANDRLDAQTLLRRYIDDLEMVQRIIFIATVESFHAAKMAFRQFRLRVRKSLSPSHMGPESLEDTVIDYIVRNLDLYDVQSSVNEVISAMNVNPKISFPPDVDFILISAFIREVCRVAFAMQTLDPPLDIAFTVDGELFTESKYRRTYDSEHTAPLVYYHVWPALMENDNVIVKGEALTKRGALWSSVRSRSRSTSPVRSRSASPGRNLTSRSRSPSPRRSGTPRF is encoded by the exons CCACCGGCAGCAGAAAGCAGCATACTAAGGGCATCCCTGCAACTGTATCCGGGCACCGCCATGGCAGACACCCTGAGGAGACTGGCTAACAGCGAGAAGTGCAGGGTCCTGCAGGATAAACTGGATGACTGGTACAAAGACTATCAC ATCAATTCCTGCGACAGTAACCTGAATGTTTGCTGTGAGCTTCTCGAGTTGAATTCCAAAATTCAGGGTCAGCTTTTTAAAATCCTCAGTGTTACAGCGCGTGAAG GTGGTCAGTATGCAGGAGTGGAGACTCTCAAGAGCCGTTTCTTGCCTTGGTTGGGAACCTGCTTTTCTGCATCTTCTCCAGGATCATTTTCTGAGAACAGTTGTAGTATTTTAAAC GAATCAATGGAAAGAAAGCTATCCGCAAGCCATGAAAGAGAATTGAATGAAGTTGAATCCAAGCTGTCTTCTACCCGAATTGAACTGAACTCTGTCAGACAAGA ATTACTAGAAACACAAATGGATCTGGAAGACACCAAAAACAAATCAGCAAACACTTTATTGGCCACTGAAGAGGAGATACTACAACTCAGAGCAGA AGTGTCGAGAAGCCGATCTCCTAGTCCTATTCGACATTCCAGCAGATCATCTAGTCCATTCCCCAGGAGTGAGTCCCCTACCTGTGCCAAAATCACCAATGCCTCTCGCCAAGCCCGCCTGATATCTAGATTTAATGATATCTTTGCTAACGATCGTCTGGATGCACAGACTCTGCTCAGACGTTACATCGATGATCTGGAGATGGTTCAAAGGATCATATTTATTGCCACAGTG gaaTCTTTCCATGCTGCCAAGATGGCCTTTAGGCAGTTTAGACTCAGAGTACGCAAATCCCTATCTCCTTCTCACATGGGACCTGAATCACTGGAAGACACTGTCATTGACTACATTGTCCGCAACCTGGATCTGTATGACGTCCAATCCAGTGTCAAT GAGGTTATCAGTGCCATGAATGTCAATCCTAAAATCTCCTTCCCTCCCGACGTGGACTTTATTCTGATCAGCGCATTCATCCGGGAGGTGTGCCGAGTAGCTTTTGCCATGCAGACCCTAGATCCCCCACTGGACATAGCATTTACAGTTGATGGAGAACTCTTCACTGAGAGCAA GTACCGTCGAACATATGATTCCGAGCACACAGCCCCTCTGGTATATTATCATGTGTGGCCTGCCTTAATGGAAAATGACAATGTCATTGTTAAAGGAGAGGCACTAACAAAAAGAGGAGCTCTG TGGAGTTCAGTAAGAAGCAGAAGCAGGAGTACTAGCCCTGTCCGCTCTCGCTCAGCTAGCCCAGGCCGCAACCTG ACATCTAGAAGCCGCAGTCCTTCCCCCAGAAGAAGTGGCACCCCAA GATTCTAA